One region of Nitrospira sp. genomic DNA includes:
- a CDS encoding ParA family protein, with protein sequence MARIIAVANQKGGVGKTTTSVNLAAALAIEGGSVLLVDIDPQGNATSGLGVDAMSLTKTIYNALISKESIESLAMQTGVNGLSIVPANSHLAGAEVELVNMEDREQRLKEALAEVSDRYDTILLDCPPALGLLTINAMVAAHSVLIPVQCEYYAMEGLGRLMESIQRLRQSLNPGLEIEGIVLTMYDARNSLARQVVEQIRGHFGGSVYQTMIPRNVTLAEAPSYGRPALLYNMASAGAQAYLSLAKEFVVHGEKSPR encoded by the coding sequence ATGGCTCGAATCATTGCTGTTGCAAATCAAAAGGGTGGAGTGGGGAAAACAACCACCTCTGTGAACCTTGCCGCAGCGCTGGCAATCGAGGGAGGATCGGTTCTCCTCGTCGATATTGACCCTCAAGGAAACGCAACGAGCGGGCTTGGTGTAGACGCCATGTCGCTCACGAAGACGATCTACAATGCCTTGATTAGTAAGGAGAGTATTGAGTCTCTGGCTATGCAGACCGGAGTGAACGGGTTGTCGATTGTCCCGGCGAATTCCCACCTCGCCGGTGCAGAGGTCGAGCTGGTAAATATGGAGGACCGTGAGCAGCGTCTCAAAGAGGCCCTGGCTGAGGTGTCTGACCGCTACGACACCATTCTGCTGGATTGTCCACCGGCCCTCGGCCTTCTGACCATCAACGCAATGGTCGCGGCGCACTCAGTGTTGATCCCGGTGCAATGCGAATACTATGCGATGGAAGGCCTCGGTCGGCTGATGGAGAGTATTCAGCGTCTCCGGCAGTCGCTGAACCCTGGGTTGGAAATCGAGGGCATTGTGCTCACGATGTACGATGCGCGCAATTCGCTGGCCCGCCAGGTCGTCGAACAGATTCGCGGGCATTTCGGGGGCAGCGTGTACCAAACGATGATTCCCCGCAACGTGACGTTGGCCGAGGCACCGAGCTATGGTCGCCCGGCCCTGCTCTACAACATGGCATCAGC
- the rsmG gene encoding 16S rRNA (guanine(527)-N(7))-methyltransferase RsmG encodes MEQDEIQFAKSLQSLAADLSSSIPDFSIPYFFRYLGELKKWNKAINLTAIDDDREILAKHFIDSIAGLKVIDINHETELLDVGAGAGFPALPLKFVRPELLVELLEPSEKKGAFLRYVVGSLGLQNVTVTTAKLEDYAGRGNAQGRFDYIVVRAFKVDQFGMALSTLLKQDGKLVLYRAEKVPRSFELVDLALIKEVEYELPAKYGHRVLSVFSKSPG; translated from the coding sequence GTGGAACAGGACGAAATTCAGTTCGCAAAATCACTTCAGTCCCTTGCAGCGGATCTCTCTAGCTCCATTCCCGATTTCTCTATCCCTTATTTCTTTCGCTATCTCGGCGAGCTGAAGAAGTGGAATAAGGCCATCAATCTCACGGCCATCGACGATGATCGCGAGATCCTGGCGAAGCATTTTATTGACTCAATTGCTGGCCTTAAAGTCATTGATATTAATCATGAAACTGAGTTGCTTGATGTTGGCGCCGGGGCTGGATTTCCGGCCCTTCCTCTCAAGTTTGTGCGGCCTGAGCTGTTGGTTGAACTGCTCGAGCCGAGCGAAAAGAAAGGGGCATTCTTGCGGTATGTCGTGGGATCGCTTGGTCTGCAGAACGTGACGGTTACGACGGCCAAGTTGGAAGATTATGCCGGCCGAGGAAATGCTCAGGGTCGGTTTGATTACATCGTCGTGAGGGCCTTTAAGGTGGATCAGTTCGGCATGGCGCTGTCGACGCTTCTGAAGCAGGACGGAAAGCTTGTTTTGTACCGTGCGGAGAAGGTTCCTAGAAGTTTTGAGCTTGTCGACCTTGCTTTGATTAAGGAAGTCGAGTATGAGCTTCCAGCTAAGTACGGGCATCGAGTGTTGTCGGTGTTTTCAAAGTCACCGGGATGA